In Dryobates pubescens isolate bDryPub1 chromosome 16, bDryPub1.pri, whole genome shotgun sequence, the sequence AGCGGCGCGCAGGGGCTGTTCTGCCACCGAGCGTCCCGCACTCGGGCAGTGGcgaggcagagcccagcccgaGCCGATGCCAGGGCTGCCCACCCGCCAGCTGAGCCGGGATGATGGCCATGAACGCCAAGCAGGCCTTCGCCGTGCCCGCCGCGCTGCACGAGCCCAAGTTCCCCGGGCTGCACCCCCCCGCCGAGGCGATGCGCAGGGTTTGCCTGCCGGCCCCCCAGGTACGTAGCCGAGGCGCGGCTGCCGCTTTAGGGCACATTTTCTGACAGGCTCCGCTTCATGTTTTTTTGATGTCGCCTCACAAGGGGCGCATCGCGGCACCTCTCTCCCCCCGCTCCGCTGCCTGCCCCGCACACGGCTGTGCCATGGGGCTGCCGCCGCCCCATTAATTTTTATGACCTGAGCCGGGAGCGCCGGCGGAGCCGGGCAGGAGCCGCTATTCCCCGCTGACCCCCCGCGCTCTCGCCCGCAGCTGCAGGCCAATATATTCGGCAGCTTCGATGAGAGCTTGCTGGCCCGCGCCGAGGCTCTGGCCGCCGTCGACATCGTCCCCCACGCCAAAggccaccaccaccatcccccCTTCAAGCCGGACGCCCCCTTCCCCGCCATGAGCGGCGTCCCCTGCGCCGCCGCAGCCCTCCCGCACCCCGCCGCGCTCCCGCACCCGCTTCCGCACCCAACGCTGGACGGCAGCGAcctcctggagcacctctcgCCCTCGCTGGCTGTCGGGGGGCTGCCCGAGCCCCCCGCCCTGCCCGCCCCGCTGCCGCCACCCCCGCTGCCCGCCGCCGGACCCCTGCCCGTGGGCGTGggcccccccccgcctcctccCCCCGCCGTCGAGGCCGATTCAGACCCGCGGGAGCTGGAGGCGTTCGCGGAGCGGTTCAAGCAGCGGCGGGTGCGGTTGGGGGTGACCCAAGCTGACGTGGGGGCGGCGCTGGCCGCGCTGAAGCTGCCGGGGGTGGGTTCGCTGAGCCAGAGCACGATCTGCCGCTTCGAGTCGCTGACGCTGTCGCACAACAACATGTCGGCGCTGCGGCCGGTGCTGCAGGCATGGCTGGAGGGGGCCGAAGCCGCCCACCGCGACCGCGCCGGCGGCACCGGGCCGCTGCCCGGCTCGGCCGAGCGCAAGCGCAAGCGGACCTCGATCGCCGCGCCAGAGAAGCGCTCGCTGGAGGCTTACTTCGCGCTGCAGCCGCGACCCTCGGCGGAGAAGATCGCGGCCATCGCCGAGAAGTTGGACCTGAAGAAGAATGTGGTGCGCGTCTGGTTCTGCAACCAGCGACAGAAGCAGAAGCGCATGAAGTATTCGGCCGTGCACTGACGGCGCCCGCCGCACCGGCGCCACCGACGGCGCGGCCTCCGGCGAATATTCGCGGCGGGACCGGGCGGCCCCGCGGCTCTCGCCCCATCCGTGCCCAGCCGGACATCGCCGCCGGACCGGCACCGGAACGGGGCGCGTCGCGGGGGCTCCCCCGCATACCGGGCTCCACTCCGCGACGGGAGGGACGAGTCACTTCCCGCATCTCCGCCCGCcgtcctccccccccccaactcctcatctccccccttccccatgAAGCCGCTGAGAGCCCCGAGCTGTCCGGTCCCCTTCTCCGGAATAAAGCTTTATTTTTCAACCCGAAGAGACGCGCTCTTCCTCGCCGCCCCGCGCCGGCTCCGCCGAAGGAAGCACTCGGCAACGCGAATCCAACGAACGCCCTCCCGCCGGGCGGCCTCCCCGGGAATGGGGACCAGGCTTTGCCCCAGCGGGTCCAGCGCTGCCATCggcgcccggccccggccccacTCCGCGCCCGCGGACCGCCGCGGAGGATCCCCGGAGCCAaccctgtcccccagcaccggCATCCGCCTCCACATCGCATCCCGCCCGTCGGGTGGGAATCAAAACATCCTGCCCCCCGACCCTATGGCGGGTCCACCCCTAAGGCCGCTTAGAAGGGAAGGGCTTTTGTTTGTCATTAATGATTACAAATTAACTTGATTAACCTATTAACCGTAACGATTTTCAAATTCACGCTGGGCGCAGAGCCCCGCGGAACGCTCCGCTTCAGCACTTCAGTGAGTGACCGACATAAGCCCTCTGAGCCTGGTCTCAGCCTCCCCCAAGGCGGGGAAGGACCCCTCGAGTTCAGACCCTCAACGGCACGTCCCGGCAGCCCCGCGTTCTCCCAGACACCCCCGGGGTTTTCCCCAGTCCTGCTCCTGTCAGTAACTGATCCCGGTGCCGCTGCATCGTTATCCGCCGGCCACGGGCCGCGAGGGGCAGGAGTGGGCTCTGGCGGCATCCTCCCGCCGCAGCCCGGCAGCACTTCGCAGAGCACCCCACCCCCGCACAGCTCCCGGTGCCGCCGGGCGCGGGGATGCACGAAGAGTCCAGGTAAGAGGCAGGTTCATTGCCCCGTGGGGAGCTGTCACCGTCTCTGCCGCTCCGCACCCGGCTCGGGCTGGGTACCGGCACTGGCGGCTGTCGGGGCTCCCTGCGAGCCGGTGCGACCGGGCTGCGACTGGACGGGGGTGGTGGGAGCGGGGCTCGCTACGGGGGTGTCCAGCGGAGGGGCCGTGcccgggacaatgctgctcGCTCGGCCGCCACGGAGCGCGGTCCCAGGACCCTGTCTCCTCCTGGGTTCCTATCCCggtcgccgccgccgccccttCAGTTCCCTGTCCCAAGGTCCCGGCTCCAGGGGTGCTGTCAGTCCCCTCGTAAGGGACGGAGAGACGCGGGCGGGGCGGTGACACAGCGGGTGGGCACCACCATAGAACAGAAACAACTCAAACCTCATAAAGCTGTCCTCAGACGGGGTCATTATCCTGCCTGCTTTGCGTTAAACTCAGCTTGAGCCCCACCCAGCCCAtgcctctgctctccagggTACAACAAACTCCTGGCTGGGGTGATCACATCTTCTTTTCTGTTCCCTACAGAGAGGGAAATCGGATCATGCTTGTTCTGATGGTGGCAGAGGGGTCACTGCTGGTTTACTTCACCTGGCTGCTCTGTTGTTCTGACAGTTTTGCATCTCTCCCTTTTGCATAGGTCCAGAGAATGGTTTAAAGATGTCAAACAAGTCCTAAATGACCTTTGCCAAACATGGAATTACTGCACCAGTTCCTCCACAGTCCTCTCACTCAGGCATGCTGACCAGGAGAGTCTAAAGCCCCTGGTCTTTCTTGCTGACCTTCCTTTACCCCCACTCCTCTCTGCATGgggacagcactgcagagactCTTTGCCCAGATTTCCCTCTCTGCAAATTCCAGGGTTGTTTCCACTCCAGGTTTGTGgcttgctc encodes:
- the POU4F3 gene encoding POU domain, class 4, transcription factor 3, which produces MMAMNAKQAFAVPAALHEPKFPGLHPPAEAMRRVCLPAPQLQANIFGSFDESLLARAEALAAVDIVPHAKGHHHHPPFKPDAPFPAMSGVPCAAAALPHPAALPHPLPHPTLDGSDLLEHLSPSLAVGGLPEPPALPAPLPPPPLPAAGPLPVGVGPPPPPPPAVEADSDPRELEAFAERFKQRRVRLGVTQADVGAALAALKLPGVGSLSQSTICRFESLTLSHNNMSALRPVLQAWLEGAEAAHRDRAGGTGPLPGSAERKRKRTSIAAPEKRSLEAYFALQPRPSAEKIAAIAEKLDLKKNVVRVWFCNQRQKQKRMKYSAVH